In Tenrec ecaudatus isolate mTenEca1 chromosome 4, mTenEca1.hap1, whole genome shotgun sequence, a single window of DNA contains:
- the DBX1 gene encoding homeobox protein DBX1 produces the protein MMFPGLLAPPAGYPSLLRPTPTLTLPQSLQSAFSGHSSFLMEDLIRISRPPAYLPRSVPTGSMSPSRQAAPATLTDTGPSDLGSPGRGNPQTTVSPAREPTFLKFGVNAILSSTPRAETSPALLQSVPPKTFTFPYFEGSFQPFIRSSYFPASSSVVPMPGTFSWPLAARGKPRRGMLRRAVFSDVQRKALEKMFQKQKYISKPDRKKLAAKLGLKDSQVKIWFQNRRMKWRNCKERELLSSGGCREQTLPTKLNPHPDLSDVGQKGPGDEVEEEEGTGSPRHRLAYRNPPDPRLLRDPRLQGPLPVSPAHSSSPGKPSDFSDSEDDDEEGDEDEEITVS, from the exons ATGATGTTCCCCGGTCTCCTCGCGCCCCCAGCCGGGTACCCCAGCCTCTTGCGCCCAACGCCCACCTTGACGCTGCCCCAGTCCTTGCAGTCGGCATTTTCTGGCCACTCCAGCTTCCTAATGGAGGATCTGATACGCATCAGCAGACCCCCCGCCTACCTGCCCCGCAGCGTGCCCACAGGCAGCATGTCACCGTCCAGGCAAGCGGCCCCTGCGACCCTCACCGACACGGGGCCCTCAGACCTGGGCTCCCCTGGCCGAGGCAACCCGCAGACAACAGTCTCCCCAGCCAGGGAACCCACGTTTCTGAAGTTTGGGGTGAATGCCATCCTCTCCTCAACGCCCAGAGCAG AAACGTCCCCCGCCTTGCTCCAGAGCGTCCCTCCCAAGACCTTCACCTTCCCCTATTTTGAAGGCTCCTTCCAGCCTTTCATCAGATCTTCTTATTTCCCAG CGTCCTCCAGCGTCGTCCCCATGCCCGGGACCTTCTCGTGGCCACTGGCCGCGCGTGGCAAGCCTCGCCGGGGCATGCTGCGGCGCGCGGTGTTCTCGGACGTGCAGCGCAAAGCGctggagaaaatgttccagaaacAGAAGTACATCAGCAAGCCGGACCGCAAGAAGCTGGCAGCCAAGTTGGGCCTGAAGGACTCGCAG gtgaAAATCTGGTTCCAGAACCGACGTATGAAATGGCGGAACTGCAAGGAGCGCGAACTGCTGTCCAGCGGGGGCTGCCGCGAGCAGACCCTTCCCACCAAGCTCAACCCGCACCCGGACCTCAGTGACGTGGGCCAGAAGGGTCCCGGggatgaggtggaggaggaggagggcaccGGCAGCCCCAGACACCGCCTGGCCTATCGCAACCCCCCTGACCCCCGGCTCCTGCGCGACCCCCGCCTTCAGGGCCCGCTGCCGGTGTCCCCTGCGCACTCCAGCAGCCCCGGCAAACCTTCGGACTTCTCCGACTCCGAGGACGACGACGAGGAGGGCGACGAGGACGAGGAGATCACGGTTTCTTAG